The DNA window AGATGCCGAGGTCCTGCGGCGGCAGGTCGTAGTCGAGCCGCGCCAGCCTGACCGCCAGCTCCCGCAGCAGCGTGACGGTGATGTCCTCGCCGGGGCAGCGGTGCCCGGTGCGCGGGTCGCCGCCGCCCTGCGGGACCAGCTCGAAGGGGTCGATCGCGCGGCCGAGGAAACGTTCCGGGCGGAAGGCGTAGGGCTCGGGCCACAGGTCCGGGTCGTGGTTCTGGCCCCACAGGTCGAGCAGGACGAGCGTGCCTTCGGGGATCTCGTGGCCGCGCCAGGTCAGGTCGCGGGCCGCGCGCCCGCCGACGAACGGCGCGAACGGGTAGAAGCGCCGCACCTCGTGCGCGAACGCCTCGGCGAAGTCCTCGTCCCCGCTGCGCAGCCGGGCCCGGTGCTCGGGCCGGCGGTGCAGCGCGTGGGCCGCGTACGCGACGAACCAGCAGACGGCCACCGTGGGCCGGATGACGTTGAGCAGCTCCACCGCGGCCAGGTGCGGGTCGAGGCGCTCGCCGTGGGCGTCCGCGTGCCGGGCGACCGCGGCCAGCGCCGAGCCGCCGGGCGCGTGGCGCGCGCCGCGGCGCACGTCCTCCAGCAGGCGCGTCATCCGGGCCTCCTGCCGGGCCCGGGCCCGGCGGGCGCGCCAGTGGCGCGGCCCGGGCGTGGCGAAGCCGTCCACCATGGCAACGCAGTCGCCGGCCAGCTCGTCGGCCTCGTCCGGGGACAGCGGGACGCCGGCCCAGGCGCTGACGGCGCGGCCCAGCACGCGGGCGGCCTCGTCGAGGAGCACGACCGGCTCGCCGCCGGCCGCCCATCCGGCCGCGGCCTCGTCCCAGGCGGCGGCGGTGCGGCGGCGGAGGTCGGCGATGCCCGCGGTCGTCATGAGCGACAGGAACATCGCCTTGCGGACCCGGTGGTCGGCGCCGTCCAGGGTGTGGACCGGCCCGTGGCCGAACAGGGTGCTCTGCACGAGGCCGGGGAGCGCGCCGTGGCGGAGCACGTGGTCCTCGTCGTAGAGGAAGCGGGCGGCGTCCGGTCCGCACAGGCCCGTCGCGCGGCGGCCCAGGACGCGGGTGCGGGCCACGCCGTCCGGCGCCTCGCGGCGGCGTGCGGGGAGCCAGCCGTAGCCTTCAAGGAGCATGAGTGGGGTGTTGTCGAGCGGCATCGCCCCCAGGTTCCCTTTCCGGCGCGGCCGAAACGGCCGGTCGGGGCCCGCCGGGGTGGTCCGGCGGGTCAGGCCGTGCTCAGCCGGCGGCTCATGAACAGCTCCAGCCGGGTACGGCCGCCGGGGTGGTCGAGCCGCACGCGATCGCACACGCGCTGGATGATCCGCAGCCCGAGGCCGCCGTGGCCGGGCCGACGCGGGGGGCAGCGCAGGTGGTCGGGGGTGAGGGCGCCGGCCTCGTCCGCGACGTGCACCGTGACGCCGTCGGCGTCGCTGCGCAGGCTCACGGTGCCGGGGGCGCGGGCGTGCTCCAGGACGTTCCCCGCGGCCTCGCTGACCGCGAGCACCAGCAGATCGGCACGCGAGCGTTCCAGCCCGGCCCGGACGGCGAACGCGCGCACCAGCTCGCGCAGCGGTGCCAGGTCCTCGCCGAGCTGCGTGTGCACGGCCTCGGCGGGGCGGAGCGATGGGAGCACAGAAGACACCAAGCCCCAGTGCCCACGTCGTCCGCTTTCAAGCGGACCGGCCCAGGTTTCTTATGGTTCGGGATGACCCCGGCGCGCGTGAAGAGGGGTGCGGGTGAGGCGCACAAGAGCCCGTAGGGGTTGGTGAGATGTACCGGATTTGACAGCTTTCTTTTACTCCTCCGTCCAATTCACAGAATGAGGTTCGGGGATCATCGTTGAGCCGCGGGTCATCATCATCGATCGGAAACTCGGCACCCCCCACTCACCCCCCTTCGCCCGAGGAGTCCCCCCATGTCCCGACGTGTCCT is part of the Nonomuraea coxensis DSM 45129 genome and encodes:
- a CDS encoding ATP-binding protein: MLPSLRPAEAVHTQLGEDLAPLRELVRAFAVRAGLERSRADLLVLAVSEAAGNVLEHARAPGTVSLRSDADGVTVHVADEAGALTPDHLRCPPRRPGHGGLGLRIIQRVCDRVRLDHPGGRTRLELFMSRRLSTA
- a CDS encoding cytochrome P450, yielding MPLDNTPLMLLEGYGWLPARRREAPDGVARTRVLGRRATGLCGPDAARFLYDEDHVLRHGALPGLVQSTLFGHGPVHTLDGADHRVRKAMFLSLMTTAGIADLRRRTAAAWDEAAAGWAAGGEPVVLLDEAARVLGRAVSAWAGVPLSPDEADELAGDCVAMVDGFATPGPRHWRARRARARQEARMTRLLEDVRRGARHAPGGSALAAVARHADAHGERLDPHLAAVELLNVIRPTVAVCWFVAYAAHALHRRPEHRARLRSGDEDFAEAFAHEVRRFYPFAPFVGGRAARDLTWRGHEIPEGTLVLLDLWGQNHDPDLWPEPYAFRPERFLGRAIDPFELVPQGGGDPRTGHRCPGEDITVTLLRELAVRLARLDYDLPPQDLGISLRRVPARPASGVVISDVRPGATSRLLGVRASRGPS